TCACTGCGGTTGCTGTGGTGATAAATCGCGCGCGCGACCAACTCCTTGCCCGTCCCGCTTTCGCCCGTCACGAGCGATGTGGCATCGGTGGCCGCAACCTGGCCGATGAGCTTGAACACCTGCTGCATGGCCTCACTGCGTCCCACGATTCCAAGTTCGTAATCCTCGGACTCGAGCAGCGGTTGATAGGAAACCACCTGGCGCATGTCGTGCGCGGCCTTGATGGCGTTGGTGACGATCTCCTTCAGCTTCGGGATGTCGAAAGGCTTGAGCAGGTAATCGTAAGCACCCAGCTTCATCGCTTCGATCGCTGTCTGCGTGGTGCCGTATGCGGTCATGAGGATGACCAGCAGCTTGGAGTCGATCTCCCGGATGCGCCGCAGCGTTTCCAGGCCATTCATCCCGCCCATGCGGATATCCATCAGAACGAGATCGGGGTGCAACTGCGGAATCAGTTTTAGTCCTTCTTCCCCGCTGGAAGCAGTGGTCAGCTCGATTTCCGGCGAATCAAAAATCCGCTGGAACGAGTACTGAACATCCGCTTCGTCATCAATCAACAACAACTTGCTCATTTACGTCGGCGGGGAGAATAAGCCAACCGCCGCCCGTGCGCCAGCATGGATAGAGCCGCAGAGGGCGGCCGCCGCCCCTCCTCCGTAGCAGCCCAGCGATCCATTCATTCCTCCTCGCGAGCCGGCTGCATTTCGGCGTTCCATCCCGGCCTCGCGTCCAGCCTTTTGTCAGGCGTTTTGATGACATTACCCGCGACATCCGCATCGCTATCAAGGTGCCCGATGTCACAACTCACCCGAGTCCAATTCGCATCCCGCATGCGCCGCCTTCAGTTCGAACACGAAAAACTGCTTCGCCGAAGGAATCGCGGTGAGGTGCTTGGCAATGGCATTTTCCAGAGATTCCAATATCCCGTTCTCACCGCAGAACACGTTCCATTGGCCTGGCGGTATGACCTGAATGCGCAAACCAATCCGCACCTCATGACGCGGCTGGGAATCAACGCCACGTTCAACGTTGGCGCCATGGACTGGGACGGGGATATCGTGCTCATCGTCCGCGTGGAAGGATGGGATCGCAAATCGTTCTTCGCCGTCGCCGAAAGCCGGAACGGCATCGATGGCTTCCGATTCTGGGATTATCCGGTGCGCATGCCTGAGCTCGATCACAGGGAAACGAACCTGTATGACATGCGCCTCGTGCGGCATGAGGATGGCTGGATCTATGGGCTCTTCTGCGCCGAACGCCACGATGACTCGAAGCCTGGCGATCTCTCAGCTGCGGTTGCGCGCTGCGGAATCGCGCGAACACGCGATCTCGTAACCTGGGAACGGCTTCCCGACCTGAAAACCAATTCATTGCATCAGCGAAACTGCGTGCTGCATCCGGAATTCGTGAACGGCAAATACGCGTTCTACACGCGTCCAATGACCGACTTCGCTGCGACAGGCACAGGCGATGGGGTTGGCTGGGGCGTATGCGATGACATCACGCACGCCGCGATTGATGCGGAGCAAATTATTGATCCGCGGTTTTATCACACAATCAAGGAAGGCAAGAACGGCCTCGGGCCAGCGCCAATTCGCACAAAGGCAGGCTGGCTGCATCTCGCGCACGGCGTGCGCAACACCGCGGCCGGAATGCGCTACGTGCTGTATTTATTCCTGTGCGATCTCAACAACCCGACGCGCGTCACCCACGCGCCTGGCGGGTATTTCCTGGCGCCTGAAGGCGAGGAACGGGTGGGCGATGTGTCGAATGTCGTGTTTGCAAATGGGTGGGTCGCGCAGAAAAACGGCGACGTGTTCATCTACTACGGTTCCTCCGATACCCGCACGCATGTCGCCACAAGCACGATCGAAAAACTGTTGGATTACGTGATGAATACTCCGGCCGATGGAATGCGCTCGTCCGTTTGCGTTGCGCAGCGATGTGAGTTGATCGACCGCAATTCGAAACTTGCGAGTCGTTCCAAGGCGCCCCGCGGTCATTCCGCATCCAGCTCAAAACGTGCAGGTCTGTAAGCCCGCGTTCAGGCTTCTCGCATCCGGCTTCTGAATCGACGTGAACGGCGCGTCCGGTTTTTACGGCTCCCACACCGCGCGC
The sequence above is drawn from the Verrucomicrobiia bacterium genome and encodes:
- a CDS encoding glycosidase; protein product: MSQLTRVQFASRMRRLQFEHEKLLRRRNRGEVLGNGIFQRFQYPVLTAEHVPLAWRYDLNAQTNPHLMTRLGINATFNVGAMDWDGDIVLIVRVEGWDRKSFFAVAESRNGIDGFRFWDYPVRMPELDHRETNLYDMRLVRHEDGWIYGLFCAERHDDSKPGDLSAAVARCGIARTRDLVTWERLPDLKTNSLHQRNCVLHPEFVNGKYAFYTRPMTDFAATGTGDGVGWGVCDDITHAAIDAEQIIDPRFYHTIKEGKNGLGPAPIRTKAGWLHLAHGVRNTAAGMRYVLYLFLCDLNNPTRVTHAPGGYFLAPEGEERVGDVSNVVFANGWVAQKNGDVFIYYGSSDTRTHVATSTIEKLLDYVMNTPADGMRSSVCVAQRCELIDRNSKLASRSKAPRGHSASSSKRAGL